A window of the Acidimicrobiia bacterium genome harbors these coding sequences:
- the cofG gene encoding 7,8-didemethyl-8-hydroxy-5-deazariboflavin synthase CofG, with protein MAFPAPDPELASRLVRGHGDVDGLFAEARRLRDEGKGRLITYSRKVFVPLTTLCRDRCTYCTFAKPPGAGGEYLEPEDVMAIALAGESHGCTEALFTLGDRPEDRWAQARAFLDRHGCASTIEYVRMNTEAVASRTAVFPHANPGLLTEEDMRALRPSNVSMGLMLENISRRLMEPGMPHYDCPDKDPALRVETIRAAGRARVPFTTGVLVGIGETPEELVDSLFALASLAAETGAVQEVIVQNFRAKADTPKRRDAEPTVQFVARVVAAARWILGPGMNLQVPPNLTERFEVYLDAGINDWGGVSPLTIDWVNPEAPWPHLDELEERTSAAGFELRPRLPVYPEFIDDRWIDPTLMPAVRAAVDGEGYALAPRMEAV; from the coding sequence GGGCTCTTCGCCGAGGCGCGTCGGCTGCGCGACGAGGGCAAGGGGAGGTTGATCACCTACTCGCGCAAGGTCTTCGTTCCGCTGACCACCCTGTGTCGGGACCGCTGCACCTATTGCACTTTCGCCAAGCCTCCCGGTGCCGGCGGGGAGTACCTCGAGCCCGAGGACGTCATGGCGATCGCCCTCGCCGGTGAGTCCCACGGTTGCACCGAGGCGCTGTTCACCCTCGGCGACCGGCCGGAGGATCGCTGGGCGCAAGCCCGGGCCTTCCTGGATCGGCATGGCTGCGCGAGCACCATCGAGTACGTCCGCATGAACACCGAAGCCGTCGCGTCCCGGACCGCCGTGTTCCCCCACGCCAACCCGGGCCTCCTCACCGAGGAGGACATGCGGGCGCTGCGGCCATCCAACGTGTCGATGGGACTCATGCTCGAGAACATCTCTCGCCGGCTCATGGAGCCCGGGATGCCCCACTACGACTGCCCCGACAAGGACCCGGCGCTTCGAGTGGAGACGATCCGCGCTGCTGGCCGGGCACGGGTCCCGTTCACCACCGGCGTGCTGGTAGGGATCGGTGAGACTCCCGAGGAGCTCGTCGACAGCCTGTTCGCCCTTGCCTCCCTCGCCGCCGAGACCGGGGCGGTGCAAGAGGTGATCGTGCAGAACTTCCGCGCCAAGGCGGACACGCCGAAGCGGCGCGACGCCGAGCCCACCGTTCAGTTCGTGGCCCGGGTGGTGGCGGCGGCGCGCTGGATCCTGGGTCCCGGGATGAACCTGCAGGTACCGCCGAACCTGACCGAACGCTTCGAGGTCTACCTCGACGCCGGCATCAACGACTGGGGCGGCGTCTCCCCGCTCACCATCGACTGGGTCAACCCGGAGGCACCCTGGCCACATCTCGACGAGCTGGAGGAGCGGACGTCCGCCGCCGGTTTCGAGCTGCGCCCTCGCCTGCCCGTCTACCCGGAGTTCATCGACGACCGGTGGATCGACCCGACGCTCATGCCGGCGGTGCGTGCCGCCGTCGATGGTGAGGGGTACGCTCTCGCCCCCCGCATGGAGGCCGTGTGA